The window TGGCCACGACAAGATGAGGTCTATATTTCCGCTTTAGAAGATTCGCCCATGGATGGTGCACCTTCTTGGAAGCTTCACTAGCAGCCACTAGGTCATTGAATTCATCGTCCACATTATCCACACCTCGGATTCTTCTGAGCTGGACTCTAGCCTGATCTAATTGTCCACGCTCGATCATGGAGTTGGCTGTTTCGGGTAGGCAACACGATCCGAGGATGATTATCAAAGCCGGGAACACCGCACCTCCGAGACTCAACCTCCATCCCCAACCGCCCTTGATTTGTGCAAAGAAGTAGTTGAGAACGTTGGCGATCAAAATACCAACCGTGATCGACAGTTGAAAAACAGTGTTCAACGCCCCCCTAGACTTGTATGGCGCCATTTCCGACAGGTATAATGGCACAGACTACAATCAATCAATTGAACAATATTAGGGTTTCTATATACAAAGACACATcatataaaacacaaaaactTATTTAGAGTAATTACCTGATTGGCAAAACCAATACCAAGACCAAGTAAAATACGACCAACAATAAGCATCCATATTCTAATAGCCAAACCATTGATAACAGCACCAATTAAGAATAGTATTCCTCCCAATTGCATGGAAAACTTCCGACCCATTCTCCTGGTAACCGTCGAGGCCGTAAGGGACGCGACAAGTGCCGCCAAGTAAAGAGAAGAAGTGAACAAAGTCAACGTATGACTATCAAATTTACAATACTGATCAACTGATACAGCCGTGCTCTTTTCCTTCTCATAAACATGAGGAAAGAATTCCTTCAAGAAAGAATCCATGGATGTCACACCACCAGAAATACCGATATCGTAACCGAAAATAAGACCACCCATTCCGGCGATCATGCAAGCCATGAAGACATATGCGGTCAGTCTTCCCGGATAAGCTTTTCCGGTGGCTAAACCAGGAGCAATACCACCGGCCGCCATTGTTGATGATAGATGTTACCTAAGAAAGAgatgaagagaaagagagataaatGAATGTGGGATAGTTGGATCAATTAAGATTAgtatttatagtttaatttttaggAAAATCTAACTtcttttgagaaataaatggcGTGCAAATTTGTAATTACAGAGTTAAATTAAAGAGAGAGTTTCGCTCTAACTAACTATTCTTAGTttgactaattttattttaaatatttatatattacaagaTAAGATAGGGATGATAAAATTTAGCATGACtaattatattatcttttaacaGCAAAAAATGTTTACCTTTTACCTTTTCTTCTTTTACTACATCTTTTGAGATAAAAAAGgaattattacttttaatttttctgtttttttaaatatataaataattatataatgaatGGTCATGATTCTCTTcccaaatgatttttttttaaatggtaaaatttTCATCCACAACATGTCACATAAGACTcgttatttctttaaattattcttatcttcttttattttaatttttgattatttcaatttttttacagGATAAGCTCAGTCTTATTTGTAATTTTGTCCCACTATATGAGGAGTGATCTTACACTTATGGTCAATACTCAGTACTgtgtaatgaaattaattttaccgttttaataaataaaaattagtaaaataagcatttctaaattttaataatatttttgcaacaaaatgaaaataattacagaaaacatttgtttttgtttttattttagaaaaacttACATCCCATCTTATCCAAGGGCTGAGatgttgtttgatttttttatttttttatttaaataacataaaaccGAACCAGACCCAAATACAAGTATAGGATTATGAGccaatgatttttgtttttcaataattaatatgCATATTAGACAAGTACTAATTATTGATCTAAAAAATAAGACAAGTTtagaaaaatacataattatcCTTTATTACTACACGAAAAGAAAAGGGCATAATTGCCTTTAAAATGAAAGGTATTGTCTAATTGAGCATCAAAATTACATGCccaaaaaagaaataaagacaATCACAGCCATTCCCTTAAAGAAAATTTGACATCCAATTTCTATTATCACCATCTTTAAGATTCTTCATCCATCCATTTGGATTTCATCCTTAAGAAAAAAACCTGCAAAAGACAATTTAATCACTTTGTTCATCTAATCATAatcaaaaatacttttatttcattattttccatagtattttacttgtttttataaaaacaatcattgtaataatatattcttaatGAGAATCGAAACTAAAACTTAGAGTTCATATATGGCGTCGGGTAAGCTCTAAAACATTTGTTTTAAGTAAAATTGAACTTGAGACCTCTCACCATACCAACAAGTTGGTTGAAATCTCAAGTtcaattttattgaaaacaatattattgaattaagaTCACGATGATAAACTGTTATGCTAGCTTTCTCGAGATAATAAACTTTGATATTAagaagttaataaaaatatagaatctTACTGTACCGACTTCACACAAGTAGTTTTTCAAAGAGTGAGGACAAATGGAGGAGCATCACTTCTCCTTCCGGCAACACTCCGATAAACATAAACTTTATCGGCCTGATCACCATCATCGCTCTTCGACAACTCTCGTTCATCCTCCTTCATAACCTCGACGTTCAATCTAGGCATCTCGCTAGCCAACAACTTGCATCCTTTCATGGTAACATTACAAGCCGACATCCACAAAGATCTCATCGATTCATATTTCTCCAGACCCGAAAGTAAAGCTGCATTCCCAAAAGGACTGTCTCTAATCTCGAGCTTCCTCAATCGCGGGCATCCAGAGAGCACATACTTCATTCCCCAGTCGCTACTACCCGCAAAAGCAACCGATAGAGTCTCCAAGTTCTTAGCATACTTTCCTATATATTCGAACGTTCGATCAGTTAGAAGACCAGAGACAGATAGTCTCACCAGGCTCTTGCACGTCTTCACAACCGCACCGAACGCTTCGTCCATCGGTTTGTTTGTTACGTGGTCGGGTTGGTGTGGATTCATAATGCATAGACGGAAATGGGTGAAGTTGGGGCAGTTTTTTACTACGGTTGAGACAGCTGCATTTGTCATTCTTTGGCAGAAATAGAGAACGTAGTGAAGTTTGGGACAACCGCGAGAAACAGAGACGAAGCCTGATTCGGTGACGCCATGAAATTGGTTGTCTTCGAATGGTTCGGCTGGAAAAACACGAAGCTCTTCGAGTAAAGGGCAATGGGATCCTACTGCTTCCAGCCCGACATCTCCAACACTATCGAGTAGctacacacacacacacaaaaaaaaaagaataaatataatttttcagtTTAGCCACAAATAGAAGGaatttcaattaaaatgatattgagGAATATAACAAGAACTTACACACGGTCCATCTAACACCAATAGTCAGAATCGAATCTAAGATATTTGatcttttttctaaaaaatctcGATGCCTTAAATCTATTATCATTCATAAGAGGGTGACTTTTCTTATATAAGTTGGAATATCAATTGATTGTTAAATCCCTAAATTACATTCCTACCCCAAGATGTAACACCTTTTGAATTTTTCCCACCACCTTTGTAATTGGGCACATTGGATGTCTCAGACCTGATTGTTGTATTGTTTCAATAACTTTCTAGTGGTATATTTGTcattatatttacattattttgaCCAAATATGCAAGGCATGCTCAATTTTTGTTATGAaattgatgactaacaaattagCAGGCTAACTTATAAGATGAACaataataaattcaagaaaaaagAAAACTTACCCAGAGTCGCTTTAATCTTGGACAGTGTGCAAGAAACTTAGCTAGTTCTTCACCACCACGAACAGTTGCATAACTTAAATTCAAAAACGTCAAGTTCCAGCAAGCAGGGTATAGAACTTGAAGGAAGACAGGAGAAGCTTCCCATAGACATGACAGTGTATGTAAGTTGGTACATTTTGCAAATGTACGTTCAAGCTCTGGAAGCTGATGGATGGTTGATTCTTGCAAGAGACTACCAGTTCCAAGTTCAGTCAATTGTGGAGCCAGATCTAGAAGCCTCTTCAATTGATCAAGACTCACATGACTATTGACCTTCAATACCTTCAATGATTTGCAACGACCCACAAGTTTCTCTAGATCATTAAAGCAGACATCACTGTGCAAGCTAGCAAAGTTCAGTACTTCTAATGATGCAAAGTTTTCGGGAAAACAGCTTAACCAAGCACCCTTTAAATCTTCCATCCCATTCTCTGGTATGTCTAGTTCAGTCAAGTTCCTGTCGAATAAATAAACTGTAATTAAAACCAGAAATTTGATGGAATGACCCAGATCTTGGGCGGGCTTGTCATcatcaaacatttttttcataataataaatattaagaatatttggTCATTTTGAATTAAACCCATATCAAATAACCTCCTAAAAGAGTTCTTAATCAGATTGAGAAAGTTATTGAGGGATCTGAAAAGAGTTGTGAGAAGAACAGGACTGAAAAAATAACTAAGCTGGGTCAATTTGAATATGATATTAGAATCATGAATCgattttatattttgagttttaatgattttgatgaaCTTGTGACAATTTATGTCatgattttagtttataatgGTTTATGTGTTTGACTCACTGTATCAGTAATCTCCACAGGGCTgtgatttattgaaaataattcaaacacttttcaaagaaaaaaaaaaaatcaacctcCTAAAAGTAGTAGCCATTTTTAAATGGAAGATACATTTCTTGAAGCAATCTACAAGCATAAACATAGAATTTTAAAATCCTTCAAGCACTTAAAAGGcaataattagtaaataaaatatttgcacTGCCATCTGTATAGCATAATGCAGTGGCTAAAAAGTTAATAGCAAAgtaatctaatttattaatgaatatgttatttaatagTGTTTTCGGAATAGAAACTTCAAAGATCTTATTATCTCAGAGGATTTATAACTTttcttactttatttataaagaCATTTGATCTCATAAGAAAGATTCTTGAAATTTTGATCTAAGTTGACCCAATTGAATTGTAATTATGAGGAATattaatcaatcaaacaaacacttCTATTGACATTGAACCTAATCAATttatttcttcaaatcaagaatcCAGTTATACAGCTGACTTTTTCACTGTTGTTCTTGCAAATCCATAGAGAGAAACTATTGGAGAATTGTCATTGGTTAATCTAATcctttcaaaataatcaaataggAATCCAATAAAATTTTGGGAGTGGGGAAGAATAGGCTAGTCTATCATTTAAAATGACAGGTGAGATGTCACATCAAGAAAACAAGTGGGGGATGATGAATATAAAGCAGAAGCACTTCAATTTTCCACCAGAGGTAGTAAGTAATACTGTTAAATCATCAAGATGAATTTGTTCTTTTCTCCAACATAATGAACAGAACAAAATTTGGCTGATTTTCTATCGCTAGAAGGTGAATATTCCTTTCAAATTAACTGGAATAATAAGAGAATCAAAACTAGATTCGAGATTCTTACTTGCAATG is drawn from Impatiens glandulifera chromosome 3, dImpGla2.1, whole genome shotgun sequence and contains these coding sequences:
- the LOC124929878 gene encoding sugar carrier protein C-like yields the protein MAAGGIAPGLATGKAYPGRLTAYVFMACMIAGMGGLIFGYDIGISGGVTSMDSFLKEFFPHVYEKEKSTAVSVDQYCKFDSHTLTLFTSSLYLAALVASLTASTVTRRMGRKFSMQLGGILFLIGAVINGLAIRIWMLIVGRILLGLGIGFANQSVPLYLSEMAPYKSRGALNTVFQLSITVGILIANVLNYFFAQIKGGWGWRLSLGGAVFPALIIILGSCCLPETANSMIERGQLDQARVQLRRIRGVDNVDDEFNDLVAASEASKKVHHPWANLLKRKYRPHLVVAILIPTFQQLTGINVYMFYAPVLFKTIGFGSNASLMSAVITGGVNVVATLVSVYGVDKWGRRFLFLEGGVQMLICQIIVSACIGLKFGFDGNPGVLEKWYAVVVVLFICIYVAAYAWSWGPLGWLVPSEIFPLEIRSAAQSLNVSLNMFFTFVIAQIFLSLLCRIKFLLFIVFAVIVLIMTVWVYYFIPETKNIPIEEMPIVWRNHWYWKQFMTEEVAKTGEPNASEIEMYDPVKYT
- the LOC124932170 gene encoding protein AUXIN SIGNALING F-BOX 3-like gives rise to the protein MRFDSVMDRKRSKDCVSSIESSDSNSVSDSTRSAPFPDEVLERVLSLVKSHKDRSSVSLVCKDWYNAERWSRTHVFIGNCYSVSPEIVVRRFPKIRSVTIKGKPRFSDFNLVPKNWGAEIHPWLVLFASAYPFLEELRLKRMTVTDTSLEFIGTNFPNFKALSLFSCDGFSTEGLASIAKHCKNLTELDIPENGMEDLKGAWLSCFPENFASLEVLNFASLHSDVCFNDLEKLVGRCKSLKVLKVNSHVSLDQLKRLLDLAPQLTELGTGSLLQESTIHQLPELERTFAKCTNLHTLSCLWEASPVFLQVLYPACWNLTFLNLSYATVRGGEELAKFLAHCPRLKRLWLLDSVGDVGLEAVGSHCPLLEELRVFPAEPFEDNQFHGVTESGFVSVSRGCPKLHYVLYFCQRMTNAAVSTVVKNCPNFTHFRLCIMNPHQPDHVTNKPMDEAFGAVVKTCKSLVRLSVSGLLTDRTFEYIGKYAKNLETLSVAFAGSSDWGMKYVLSGCPRLRKLEIRDSPFGNAALLSGLEKYESMRSLWMSACNVTMKGCKLLASEMPRLNVEVMKEDERELSKSDDGDQADKVYVYRSVAGRRSDAPPFVLTL